In one window of Halomarina pelagica DNA:
- a CDS encoding HEAT repeat domain-containing protein has product MRDEEEATDGPPDPRLHPERSPGFGEHPGGLAAIEVDRDVTIGEASPEELSVSDTTPVADRDAEALCRTLEGGSVVERRRAALALADAGADDGRVGRALAGAASDDDPEVRQFAVESLGKRGGEVAADAARRLVDDPDPWVRAEAVVTLDRLDRAAHRDRIEDALDDDHHAARRNATISLFKLRGEGALDVLLERADDPSERVREWAVHLLGGVDDDRARVTLDAAAESDESDLVRATAARALEVDPGSFRRQFSGALDEEDTVLPGEDALNRRPDL; this is encoded by the coding sequence GTGAGAGACGAGGAGGAGGCCACCGACGGACCGCCGGACCCGCGTCTCCACCCGGAGCGGAGCCCGGGGTTCGGGGAGCACCCCGGGGGGCTCGCGGCCATCGAGGTTGATCGCGACGTCACCATCGGCGAGGCGTCGCCGGAGGAACTCTCGGTGAGCGACACGACGCCCGTCGCCGACCGGGACGCGGAGGCGCTGTGCCGGACGCTCGAGGGTGGGTCGGTCGTCGAGCGTCGGCGCGCCGCGCTCGCCCTCGCGGACGCCGGCGCGGACGACGGTCGCGTCGGGCGGGCGCTGGCGGGCGCGGCGAGCGACGACGACCCCGAGGTTCGGCAGTTCGCCGTCGAGTCGCTCGGGAAACGCGGGGGGGAGGTCGCCGCGGACGCGGCCCGCCGGCTGGTCGACGACCCCGACCCGTGGGTGCGCGCGGAGGCGGTCGTGACGCTCGATCGCCTGGATCGGGCGGCCCACCGCGACCGCATCGAGGACGCCCTCGACGACGACCACCACGCCGCCCGGCGGAACGCGACGATCTCGCTGTTCAAACTGCGCGGCGAGGGGGCGCTCGACGTCCTCCTCGAACGGGCGGACGACCCGAGCGAGCGCGTCCGGGAGTGGGCCGTCCACCTCCTGGGCGGCGTCGACGACGACCGCGCCAGGGTGACCCTCGACGCGGCGGCCGAATCGGACGAGAGCGACCTCGTGCGCGCGACCGCGGCGCGCGCACTCGAGGTCGACCCCGGGAGCTTCCGGCGGCAGTTCAGCGGTGCGCTGGACGAGGAGGATACGGTCCTCCCCGGCGAGGACGCGCTCAACCGACGACCCGATCTCTGA
- a CDS encoding P-loop NTPase, protein MDEHTTDAILRERVEAALRDVSDPELDRAAFDAGLVERIRVDDGEVVVEADPSGFDPSVERATRAMLRAVRDVPGVRSAHVEPTAAEAGGRTPGVDAFDTVVAVASAKGGVGKSTVATALACALAGEADVGLFDADVHGPNVPSLLDVEGPIRADEEGHPLPVEASGPDATLEAMSVGFMASGAPLAWRGAMVHDAVTELFAETAWLNRDTLVVDLPPGTGDVVLTTLQEIEVDGVVVVTTPFPTSVEDTNRSVDLFRENGVPVLGAVVNMGGFTCPSCGDTHSLFPGGSPEAALDAPVVAELPFSPALQRTPTPGDAADAVDRLAAEVSRRVTEAWELDAPDDAVDLRGATADERRARVRERFTALDSGDPFHLVSDRDPSPVRGFLAELAGVEPEAIEPFRVERRTPEGWVLRARHP, encoded by the coding sequence ATGGACGAACACACCACGGATGCGATCCTGCGCGAACGAGTCGAAGCGGCGCTGCGAGACGTGAGCGATCCCGAACTCGACCGGGCGGCGTTCGACGCCGGCCTCGTCGAGCGGATCCGCGTCGACGACGGCGAGGTCGTCGTCGAGGCCGACCCGTCCGGGTTCGACCCGTCGGTCGAGCGGGCGACGCGGGCGATGCTCCGCGCCGTCCGCGACGTCCCCGGCGTGCGGAGCGCCCACGTCGAACCGACGGCGGCGGAGGCTGGTGGTCGGACTCCGGGGGTCGACGCGTTCGACACGGTCGTCGCCGTCGCCAGCGCGAAGGGGGGCGTGGGCAAGTCGACCGTCGCCACGGCGCTCGCCTGCGCGCTCGCGGGCGAGGCGGACGTCGGCCTGTTCGACGCGGACGTCCACGGCCCGAACGTCCCCTCGCTACTCGACGTCGAGGGACCGATCCGGGCGGACGAGGAGGGTCATCCCCTCCCGGTCGAGGCGTCCGGCCCCGACGCGACGCTCGAAGCCATGAGCGTCGGCTTCATGGCGTCCGGCGCGCCGCTGGCGTGGCGCGGCGCGATGGTCCACGACGCGGTGACCGAACTCTTCGCCGAGACCGCCTGGCTGAATCGGGACACGCTCGTCGTCGACCTGCCGCCCGGGACGGGAGACGTCGTACTGACGACGCTACAGGAGATCGAGGTCGACGGCGTGGTCGTCGTGACGACCCCGTTTCCGACGAGCGTCGAGGACACGAACCGGAGCGTCGACCTCTTCCGGGAGAACGGCGTGCCCGTCCTCGGTGCCGTGGTCAACATGGGTGGGTTCACCTGTCCGTCCTGCGGCGACACGCACTCTCTGTTCCCGGGGGGTTCGCCCGAGGCGGCGCTGGACGCGCCGGTCGTCGCCGAACTCCCGTTCTCGCCGGCGCTGCAGCGGACGCCGACGCCGGGGGACGCCGCGGACGCCGTCGATCGACTCGCCGCCGAGGTCTCGCGTCGGGTGACCGAGGCGTGGGAACTGGACGCGCCCGACGACGCCGTCGACCTCCGCGGAGCGACCGCCGACGAGCGCCGAGCGCGGGTCCGCGAACGGTTCACGGCGCTCGATTCCGGGGACCCGTTCCACCTCGTGAGCGACCGCGACCCGAGTCCAGTCAGGGGGTTCCTCGCGGAACTGGCCGGCGTCGAACCCGAGGCGATCGAGCCGTTCCGGGTCGAGCGCCGGACCCCGGAGGGCTGGGTCCTCCGCGCGAGGCACCCGTGA
- a CDS encoding molybdopterin-dependent oxidoreductase gives MSGDACEERGERGEPIESPRLDVIGRERLCLSVAALRSLPSVERRCTVACASGRRTTARWRGVPVPELLDRASMPEATTHLVIGSDDGYRACVAVRDALDGIVAYARDGTQIWDERPYATRFVAPGIEGARTVRGPTRIEGVALAPGADPDAYEARPAPPGDHSSPRVD, from the coding sequence GTGAGCGGCGACGCGTGCGAGGAGCGCGGGGAGCGCGGGGAGCCGATCGAGTCCCCGCGGCTCGACGTGATCGGCAGGGAGCGACTGTGCCTCTCGGTCGCGGCGCTGCGATCGCTACCGAGCGTCGAGCGGCGGTGCACCGTCGCCTGCGCGTCCGGACGGCGGACGACGGCGCGCTGGCGGGGCGTCCCCGTCCCGGAACTGCTCGACCGCGCGTCGATGCCGGAGGCGACGACCCACCTCGTGATCGGGAGCGACGACGGGTACCGCGCCTGCGTCGCCGTTCGCGACGCGCTCGACGGGATCGTGGCGTACGCCCGCGACGGGACGCAGATCTGGGACGAGCGCCCCTACGCGACGCGGTTCGTCGCGCCGGGGATCGAGGGTGCGCGCACGGTCAGGGGCCCGACGCGAATCGAGGGGGTCGCGCTCGCGCCGGGGGCCGACCCCGACGCGTACGAGGCGCGACCGGCACCGCCCGGGGATCACTCGTCACCACGGGTCGACTGA
- a CDS encoding DsbA family oxidoreductase — translation MSDERSETITIYSDYVCPFCYLGRRSLDRYEETRDDPLAIDWHPFDLRSGKRGPDGEIDHSVDDGKDEGYYEQARQNVRRLREKYDVEMHQEIATDVDSLNAQVASFHVQEEHPERWREFDEAIFEALWTEGRDIGDPDVLADLAADVGLDGAEIRDALADDDLRERIRERFAEAQRRGVTGVPTFAYDGYAARGAVPPEQLKRLVEGV, via the coding sequence ATGAGCGACGAGCGATCCGAGACGATCACGATCTACTCCGACTACGTCTGCCCGTTCTGCTATCTGGGACGCCGGTCCCTCGACCGGTACGAGGAGACGCGCGACGACCCGCTCGCGATCGACTGGCACCCCTTCGACCTCCGGTCGGGGAAGCGCGGTCCGGACGGCGAGATCGACCACTCGGTGGACGACGGCAAGGACGAGGGGTACTACGAGCAGGCCAGACAGAACGTCCGACGGCTCCGGGAGAAGTACGACGTCGAGATGCACCAGGAGATCGCCACCGACGTCGACTCGCTGAACGCGCAGGTCGCGTCGTTTCACGTACAGGAGGAACACCCCGAGCGGTGGCGCGAGTTCGACGAGGCGATCTTCGAGGCGCTATGGACGGAGGGCCGGGACATCGGCGACCCGGACGTGCTCGCCGACCTCGCCGCGGACGTCGGGCTGGACGGAGCGGAGATCAGAGACGCGCTCGCGGACGACGACCTGCGGGAGCGCATCCGCGAGCGGTTCGCCGAGGCACAGCGACGCGGCGTGACGGGCGTGCCGACGTTCGCCTACGACGGCTACGCCGCCCGCGGCGCGGTCCCGCCGGAGCAGTTGAAGCGGCTCGTCGAGGGCGTCTAG
- a CDS encoding TMEM175 family protein produces MARTGSPEEWGTDIERTVNFSDAVFAIAITLAALYIPVPEAPPETLLSGISPVWHELTSYAISFLVVGSYWLAHHRIFHYIERYDQGLLVRNLVFLLAVGLLSFTTGMMGAHENSRTAVVVYAGHMAATGLLLSWVWWYAARGGAVVADVDRRVLRYHHFRAVAVPGIFLLSIPLAFVDLTLAKLSWLALLGIGPAYARLVEPARGFLSDAGRQ; encoded by the coding sequence ATGGCACGCACCGGCTCGCCGGAGGAGTGGGGGACCGACATCGAACGGACGGTGAACTTCAGCGACGCGGTCTTCGCCATCGCTATCACGCTCGCCGCCCTCTACATCCCGGTCCCCGAAGCGCCCCCGGAGACGCTCCTGTCCGGTATCTCGCCCGTCTGGCACGAACTGACCAGCTACGCGATCAGCTTCCTCGTCGTCGGCTCCTACTGGCTCGCGCACCACCGCATCTTCCACTACATCGAGCGCTACGATCAGGGGTTGCTCGTGCGAAACCTCGTGTTCCTGCTCGCGGTCGGCCTGCTCTCGTTCACGACGGGGATGATGGGGGCCCACGAGAACTCTCGCACCGCCGTCGTCGTCTACGCGGGACACATGGCGGCGACCGGGCTGCTGCTCTCCTGGGTGTGGTGGTACGCCGCGCGGGGCGGGGCGGTCGTGGCCGACGTCGACCGTCGCGTGCTGCGGTACCACCACTTCCGGGCGGTCGCCGTGCCGGGGATCTTCCTGCTCTCGATCCCGCTCGCGTTCGTCGATCTCACCCTCGCGAAGCTGTCGTGGCTGGCGCTGCTCGGGATCGGCCCCGCCTACGCCCGCCTCGTAGAACCGGCGCGAGGGTTTTTATCCGATGCCGGGCGACAGTGA
- the pyk gene encoding pyruvate kinase, translating into MGDAKIVCTLGPASSSREAIRDLADAGMAVARINASHGTREERAVLLDRVREVDRESDAPLASMVDLQGPEIRTAPLEESVRLDEGSEVRFVEGEEASAERVGLSASIAAADPGDRVLVDDGRIEATVERVEGDAVVARVESGGALGGRKGVNVPGLDLDLPPVTERDRADVALAVEREVDVVAASFVRTAEDVLAVAGVVEDFGGDVPVVAKLERSGAVEHLEGIVEAAYGVMVARGDLGVEYPMEEVPLIQKRIVRRCRETGTPVIVATEMLDSMVHARRPTRAEASDVANAVLDGTDAVMLSAETAVGDHPVRVVETMRTIVEEVEASEEYADLREGRVPRAGATSADSLARAARFLARDVGASAVVVASESGYTALKTAKYRPQVPVVAATPEERVRRRLALSWGVRPVHVDRVADAEAIVRQAVDAALGTGAAESGDTVVVLSGMMTDVEGTDTANMLKVHVASETLATGRGAVSGRTVGPVAYTDGDLRDVPEGAVVALPEDFGDEFVGDLSRIGGIVAARRGMTGYPAIVARELGVPMISGATLDRRAVPPGTTVTLDAERGVVYEGDVTDGRGA; encoded by the coding sequence ATGGGCGACGCGAAGATCGTCTGTACGCTCGGGCCGGCCTCGTCGTCGCGGGAGGCGATCCGCGACCTCGCCGACGCGGGGATGGCCGTCGCGCGGATCAACGCCAGCCACGGCACCCGCGAGGAGCGCGCGGTGCTCCTCGATCGCGTCCGCGAGGTCGATCGCGAATCCGACGCGCCGCTGGCGTCGATGGTCGACCTGCAGGGCCCGGAGATCCGCACCGCGCCGCTCGAGGAGTCCGTCCGCCTCGACGAGGGGAGCGAGGTGCGCTTCGTCGAGGGCGAGGAGGCGAGCGCCGAGCGGGTCGGGCTCTCCGCGTCGATCGCGGCCGCGGACCCTGGCGACCGGGTGCTGGTCGACGACGGGCGGATCGAGGCGACCGTCGAGCGCGTCGAGGGCGACGCCGTCGTCGCCCGCGTCGAGAGCGGCGGCGCTCTCGGGGGCCGCAAGGGCGTGAACGTCCCCGGACTCGACCTCGATCTCCCGCCCGTCACCGAGCGCGACCGGGCGGACGTGGCGCTGGCCGTCGAGCGGGAGGTCGACGTCGTGGCGGCGAGCTTCGTCCGCACCGCCGAGGACGTGCTGGCCGTCGCGGGCGTCGTCGAGGACTTCGGCGGCGACGTCCCGGTAGTGGCAAAGCTGGAGCGCAGCGGCGCGGTCGAACACCTGGAGGGGATCGTCGAGGCGGCCTACGGCGTGATGGTGGCGCGCGGCGACCTCGGCGTCGAGTACCCGATGGAGGAGGTGCCGCTCATCCAGAAGCGGATCGTCCGTCGCTGCCGGGAGACGGGCACGCCGGTGATCGTCGCCACGGAGATGCTCGACTCGATGGTCCACGCTCGCCGGCCCACCCGCGCCGAGGCGTCGGACGTGGCGAACGCGGTGCTCGACGGGACCGACGCGGTGATGCTCTCGGCGGAGACCGCCGTCGGCGACCACCCCGTCCGCGTCGTCGAGACGATGCGGACCATCGTCGAGGAGGTCGAGGCGAGCGAGGAGTACGCCGACCTGCGCGAGGGTCGCGTCCCGCGGGCGGGCGCGACCAGCGCCGACTCGCTCGCCCGGGCCGCGCGCTTTCTCGCCCGCGACGTCGGCGCGAGCGCGGTCGTCGTCGCCAGCGAGTCCGGCTACACGGCGCTCAAGACGGCGAAGTACCGCCCGCAGGTGCCCGTCGTCGCGGCGACGCCGGAGGAGCGCGTCCGCCGTCGCCTGGCGCTGTCGTGGGGCGTTCGCCCGGTCCACGTCGACCGCGTCGCCGACGCCGAGGCGATCGTCCGCCAGGCGGTCGACGCCGCGCTCGGCACGGGGGCCGCGGAGAGCGGCGACACCGTCGTCGTCCTCTCGGGGATGATGACGGACGTCGAGGGGACCGACACGGCGAACATGCTCAAGGTGCACGTCGCAAGCGAGACGCTGGCGACCGGCCGGGGCGCGGTCAGCGGTCGGACCGTCGGCCCCGTCGCGTACACCGACGGCGACCTGCGCGACGTCCCCGAGGGGGCGGTCGTCGCCCTCCCGGAGGACTTCGGGGACGAGTTCGTCGGCGACCTCTCGCGTATCGGCGGCATCGTCGCCGCCCGGCGGGGCATGACCGGCTACCCCGCCATCGTCGCGCGCGAACTGGGCGTGCCGATGATCTCGGGGGCGACGCTCGACCGTCGCGCCGTTCCGCCCGGGACGACCGTCACCCTGGACGCGGAGCGCGGCGTCGTCTACGAGGGCGACGTCACCGACGGCCGAGGCGCGTGA
- the wecB gene encoding non-hydrolyzing UDP-N-acetylglucosamine 2-epimerase, whose protein sequence is MRELVVVVGTRPEIIKMAPVIRAAEGTFDRYLVHTGQHYDAEMSGAFFEALDLPTPDSNLEIGSGTQGEQTADALVGVERLLLERDPAAVVALGDTNAVLSTALAASKLPTTFGHVEAGLRSFDRSMPEEVNRVVADHVADLSFAPTEQAVANLAEEGVTDGVHETGNTIVDACREHAPLAAERSSVLERFDLEGRYVAATIHRASNTDDPERLRAVMDALDGARAPVVLPAHPRTQAVLDEIGYEPEGSLRLVDPLDYLDFLKLLDGARVVVTDSGGIQEEASILEVPCLTVRPNTERPETVEAGVNELVEPGDLGARLDALLTDDEAHAAMTGHPNLYGDGRAGERIVDALAERL, encoded by the coding sequence ATGCGAGAACTCGTGGTCGTCGTCGGGACCCGCCCCGAGATCATCAAGATGGCCCCGGTGATCCGGGCCGCGGAGGGGACGTTCGACCGCTACCTGGTCCACACGGGACAGCACTACGACGCGGAGATGAGCGGCGCGTTCTTCGAGGCGCTCGACCTCCCGACGCCGGACTCGAACCTCGAGATCGGCAGCGGCACGCAGGGCGAGCAGACCGCGGACGCGCTCGTCGGCGTCGAGCGCCTGCTGCTGGAGCGCGATCCCGCCGCCGTGGTGGCGCTGGGCGACACGAACGCCGTCCTCTCGACGGCGCTCGCGGCCTCGAAGCTCCCGACCACGTTCGGCCACGTCGAGGCCGGACTGCGGAGCTTCGACCGGAGCATGCCCGAGGAGGTCAACCGCGTCGTCGCGGACCACGTCGCCGACCTCTCGTTCGCGCCGACCGAGCAGGCCGTCGCCAACCTCGCCGAGGAGGGCGTCACCGACGGCGTTCACGAGACCGGCAACACCATCGTCGACGCCTGCCGCGAGCACGCCCCGCTCGCCGCCGAGCGCTCCTCCGTGCTCGAGCGCTTCGACCTGGAGGGGCGCTACGTCGCGGCGACGATCCACCGGGCGAGCAACACCGACGACCCCGAGCGCCTGCGCGCCGTCATGGACGCCCTCGACGGCGCGCGCGCGCCGGTCGTCCTCCCGGCGCACCCGCGCACGCAGGCCGTCCTCGACGAGATCGGCTACGAACCGGAGGGCTCGCTCCGCCTGGTCGACCCGCTCGACTACCTCGACTTCCTCAAACTGCTCGACGGGGCTCGCGTCGTCGTCACCGACTCGGGCGGCATCCAGGAGGAGGCCTCGATCCTGGAGGTCCCCTGCCTCACCGTCCGGCCCAACACCGAGCGCCCGGAGACGGTCGAGGCGGGCGTGAACGAACTCGTCGAACCGGGGGACCTCGGCGCGCGCCTCGACGCGCTCCTCACCGACGACGAGGCGCACGCCGCCATGACCGGCCACCCGAACCTCTACGGCGACGGGCGCGCGGGCGAGCGCATCGTCGACGCGCTCGCCGAACGGCTGTGA
- a CDS encoding glycosyltransferase family 4 protein: MTTDTMRVLYLTEEAIGFSDALVRGGAIHVRNVVTGLRERGHEVFLVDWNDAPERPYQRSVSPRIRPVAGALATLSRAVSVGRTESVDVIVSKTRKTYLPGAAAAAVLGVPHAVHVGSTLGVDGGGLRARVEAAAVGARLRVPHAGYLVVCAYIGRQLRERGVPADRVYDVRNAVDVERFAPAGPPLPDRYAAALPEDGFTVGFVGGLHRYKGVYDLLTAVNRCRSDVTAVVAGDGPERDRLETVAGERAVFLGAVPYEHVPAIYRAVDAFVLPSYTEGLPRVVLEAQATETPVVATRVGGVPEVIDDGETGLLCPPGRPDALARAVDRLAAAPDERARLGRNGRAAVIESYSWEELYDRYERALARICDR; the protein is encoded by the coding sequence ATGACCACTGACACGATGCGCGTACTCTACCTCACCGAGGAGGCGATCGGCTTCTCCGACGCGCTGGTGCGGGGCGGCGCGATCCACGTGAGAAACGTCGTCACCGGCCTGCGCGAGCGGGGACACGAGGTCTTCCTCGTCGACTGGAACGACGCGCCGGAGCGACCCTACCAGCGGTCGGTCTCGCCGCGGATCAGGCCCGTCGCCGGCGCGCTCGCGACGCTCTCGCGCGCCGTCTCCGTCGGTCGGACCGAGTCGGTGGACGTGATCGTCTCGAAGACGCGCAAGACGTACCTCCCCGGGGCGGCCGCCGCGGCCGTCCTCGGCGTCCCGCACGCGGTCCACGTCGGCTCGACGCTCGGCGTCGACGGCGGCGGCCTCCGGGCGCGCGTCGAGGCGGCCGCCGTCGGCGCGCGCCTCCGCGTCCCCCACGCCGGCTACCTCGTCGTCTGTGCGTACATCGGGCGACAGCTCCGCGAGCGGGGCGTCCCGGCCGACCGGGTGTACGACGTCCGGAACGCGGTGGACGTCGAGCGCTTCGCGCCGGCCGGCCCGCCGCTCCCCGATCGGTACGCGGCGGCGCTCCCCGAGGACGGGTTCACCGTCGGGTTCGTCGGCGGCCTCCACCGCTACAAGGGCGTGTACGACCTCCTGACCGCCGTCAACCGCTGTCGGTCGGACGTGACGGCGGTCGTCGCCGGCGACGGCCCGGAGCGCGATCGACTCGAGACGGTCGCCGGCGAGCGCGCGGTCTTCCTCGGGGCCGTCCCCTACGAGCACGTCCCGGCGATCTACCGCGCCGTCGACGCGTTCGTCCTCCCGTCGTACACGGAGGGACTGCCGCGCGTGGTGCTCGAGGCGCAGGCGACCGAGACGCCCGTCGTCGCCACCCGCGTCGGGGGCGTCCCCGAGGTGATCGACGACGGCGAGACGGGACTGCTCTGTCCGCCCGGACGGCCCGACGCCCTGGCGCGCGCCGTCGACCGACTGGCGGCGGCTCCCGACGAGCGGGCGCGACTCGGGAGGAACGGCCGGGCGGCGGTGATCGAGTCCTACTCGTGGGAGGAACTCTACGACAGATACGAGCGGGCGCTCGCCCGCATCTGTGACCGATGA
- a CDS encoding flippase produces MSEETLGDDANADERDASADGSGPEGDGRGGTNAGGSGGSTDQAIRDLAKGAGVVYVGLVVEVVIAFLAQVLAARYLSTGGFGGITTGTALLNIGAIVSSVGFGEGMARYLPRLPDERKRAVARAAFLLGLPVAIVVGGVFVLFAEPIATRVFGDPTVAVSLRIFGAAIPFSTATVISIGGIRGQKQSRYRVYVENILQPTVRFGLVVVAVTYGLDQAGVAGAYAVPYVVGSALAVYYCWRVLPAGESGLDRSLLGEFVGYSAPFVVTGAANFIYRSIDVFLVLYFLDSEAVGVYGVAYAAAQLIIMFSAAFNFIGTPVASEVEASGGRDEMLRVQNAVLRWLVIASIPALAPLVFYPADFISVVYRPAYAEGAATLALLALGFAVHNVLNAQANLLQALGNSRELAINNTVAAAVNVGLNVVLIPKYGIFGAAVATVIAYMTIDALTVLELRYYLGRFTISRRVVAPVLVALPLFGATALLAPDTLTTLAGLIAFGAAFAVAYLLLVLFALGLNAEEVMLVRSAEERFGVTHPLLDAFLDRFS; encoded by the coding sequence ATGAGCGAGGAGACACTCGGCGACGACGCGAACGCCGACGAGCGCGACGCGAGTGCCGACGGAAGCGGCCCCGAAGGCGACGGTCGAGGGGGGACGAACGCCGGCGGGAGCGGCGGGAGCACCGACCAGGCGATCCGCGACCTCGCGAAGGGCGCGGGGGTCGTCTACGTCGGCCTGGTCGTCGAGGTCGTCATCGCCTTCCTCGCGCAGGTGCTCGCGGCCCGCTACCTCTCGACCGGCGGGTTCGGGGGGATCACGACCGGGACGGCGCTGCTCAACATCGGCGCGATCGTCTCCAGCGTCGGCTTCGGCGAGGGGATGGCACGCTACCTCCCGCGACTGCCCGACGAGCGCAAGCGCGCGGTCGCCCGGGCGGCGTTCCTGCTCGGTCTCCCCGTGGCGATCGTCGTCGGCGGGGTGTTCGTGCTCTTCGCGGAACCCATCGCCACCCGGGTGTTCGGCGACCCGACGGTCGCGGTGAGCCTCCGGATCTTCGGCGCGGCGATCCCCTTCTCGACGGCGACGGTCATCTCGATCGGGGGGATCCGCGGGCAGAAGCAGTCGCGCTACCGCGTCTACGTCGAGAACATCCTCCAGCCGACCGTCCGGTTCGGCCTGGTCGTCGTCGCCGTCACCTACGGGCTCGACCAGGCGGGCGTCGCCGGCGCGTACGCCGTCCCGTACGTCGTGGGGTCGGCGCTCGCCGTCTACTACTGCTGGCGGGTACTCCCCGCCGGGGAGTCCGGCCTCGATCGGTCGCTGCTCGGCGAGTTCGTCGGCTACTCCGCGCCGTTCGTCGTCACGGGGGCGGCGAACTTCATCTACCGGAGCATCGACGTCTTCCTCGTCCTGTACTTCCTCGACAGCGAGGCCGTCGGGGTCTACGGCGTCGCCTACGCCGCCGCCCAGCTCATCATCATGTTCTCCGCGGCGTTCAACTTCATCGGGACGCCCGTCGCGAGCGAGGTCGAGGCCAGCGGGGGGCGCGACGAGATGCTCCGCGTGCAGAACGCGGTGCTTCGCTGGCTGGTCATCGCCAGCATCCCGGCGCTCGCCCCATTGGTGTTCTACCCCGCCGACTTCATCAGCGTCGTCTACCGTCCGGCGTACGCGGAGGGGGCGGCGACGCTCGCCCTCCTCGCGCTCGGCTTCGCGGTCCACAACGTGCTCAACGCGCAGGCCAACCTCCTCCAGGCGCTCGGCAACTCCCGGGAACTCGCGATCAACAACACCGTCGCCGCGGCCGTCAACGTCGGCCTCAACGTGGTGCTCATCCCGAAGTACGGCATCTTCGGCGCGGCGGTCGCGACCGTCATCGCGTACATGACCATCGACGCGTTGACCGTCCTCGAACTGCGCTACTACCTCGGGCGGTTCACCATCTCCCGGCGCGTCGTCGCGCCGGTGCTCGTCGCGCTCCCGCTGTTCGGCGCGACGGCGCTGCTCGCCCCCGACACCCTCACCACGCTGGCGGGGTTGATCGCCTTCGGCGCGGCGTTCGCCGTGGCGTACCTCCTGCTCGTGCTGTTCGCGCTCGGGTTGAACGCCGAGGAGGTCATGCTCGTCCGGTCCGCCGAGGAGCGGTTCGGCGTCACCCACCCCCTGCTCGACGCCTTCCTCGATCGCTTCTCGTGA